One stretch of Roseimicrobium sp. ORNL1 DNA includes these proteins:
- a CDS encoding Gfo/Idh/MocA family oxidoreductase has product MSKPVRIGIIGAGGIVKSRHLPALLAMPEEVEIVAVCNSSLESSRRFCAEHVPQAEPMEKWWELASRDDINVVWVGATPYMHSDCSVYALKAGKHVFCQARMARSLAEAQLMWEASISNSELVAALCPPPQGMRGDRTVRRLLAEGAIGRVHQMRLNSLNGNWLDPAAPAHWRQRVEISGLQVLTFGIYVEVIQRWLGDIVSVQADGAVITPVRDGYTVDVPDFLNVLCTFRDGARGNLCFSGVASHPPQDSIEIYGHEGTLTYNFITDEIHLGKRGSSEMQSVPIPGDEVKEWTVESDFVHAVMNPKAPRPKPDFLEGMKYMRVVQAAAEALESGELVRVAA; this is encoded by the coding sequence ATGAGCAAGCCCGTGCGTATCGGCATTATTGGAGCAGGTGGCATCGTGAAATCCCGCCATCTTCCCGCCCTCCTGGCCATGCCGGAGGAGGTGGAAATCGTGGCCGTGTGCAACTCCTCCTTGGAAAGCAGCCGCCGCTTCTGCGCGGAGCATGTCCCTCAGGCTGAGCCCATGGAGAAATGGTGGGAGCTGGCCAGCCGGGATGACATCAACGTCGTCTGGGTCGGTGCCACGCCCTACATGCACAGCGACTGCAGCGTGTACGCCCTGAAGGCGGGGAAACATGTCTTCTGCCAGGCGCGCATGGCCCGGAGCCTGGCGGAGGCCCAGCTCATGTGGGAGGCGAGCATCAGCAATTCCGAGCTCGTCGCCGCTCTCTGCCCGCCTCCGCAGGGCATGCGGGGCGACCGGACCGTGCGCCGACTGCTGGCGGAGGGGGCGATTGGCCGGGTGCACCAGATGCGGCTGAACAGCCTGAACGGCAACTGGCTGGACCCCGCCGCTCCCGCCCACTGGCGCCAGCGGGTGGAAATCAGCGGCCTGCAGGTGCTCACCTTCGGCATCTATGTGGAGGTCATCCAGCGCTGGCTGGGAGACATCGTCTCCGTGCAGGCCGATGGCGCGGTCATCACCCCCGTGCGCGACGGCTACACCGTGGATGTGCCCGATTTTCTCAACGTGCTCTGCACCTTCCGCGACGGCGCACGCGGCAACCTGTGCTTCAGCGGTGTGGCCTCCCATCCCCCGCAGGACTCCATCGAGATCTACGGCCACGAAGGCACACTCACCTACAACTTCATCACGGATGAAATCCACTTGGGCAAACGCGGCAGCAGCGAGATGCAGTCGGTACCCATTCCCGGCGACGAAGTGAAGGAGTGGACCGTCGAGAGCGACTTTGTGCATGCCGTCATGAACCCCAAAGCGCCGCGTCCCAAGCCCGATTTCCTGGAAGGCATGAAGTACATGCGCGTGGTGCAAGCCGCCGCAGAGGCGCTGGAGAGCGGGGAGTTGGTGAGGGTGGCGGCGTGA
- the rpmB gene encoding 50S ribosomal protein L28, translated as MPKSCQITGATVTTGHKIHRSGKAKKEGGIGKHITKRVKRKIYPNLRDKRIWVPEIGKWVTVRLTARALKTMNKNGAYQVLKKAGILS; from the coding sequence ATGCCGAAATCCTGCCAAATCACCGGAGCCACCGTCACCACGGGGCATAAGATCCACCGTAGCGGTAAGGCCAAGAAAGAAGGCGGTATCGGTAAGCACATCACGAAGCGTGTGAAGCGCAAGATCTACCCGAACCTGCGTGACAAGCGCATCTGGGTTCCGGAAATCGGCAAGTGGGTGACCGTCCGCCTCACGGCCCGCGCTCTGAAGACCATGAACAAGAACGGCGCCTATCAGGTGCTGAAGAAGGCAGGCATTCTTTCCTAG